From Haloferax marinisediminis, a single genomic window includes:
- a CDS encoding GmrSD restriction endonuclease domain-containing protein, giving the protein MSIEDVLGNKLLRFEGEAGQNEIVYTDLIRTRVRDHIEIDRVPLNEFFHKEFHIPDYQRGYEWDTEQWDEFWAEIIPLLESNGRSVSRRGSDVFFGSMFFSDRKDINRDGHVFDVIDGQQRVTTLSVLFKIIADHLVENLPDCGSRFISQYSGHVGKTQSLIYTNGDPTLGPSLELDQHNREFFSALMRGEEALIRYIIQNEGVSNNTKNNAIRIKTFLDEFDLEHDAYLDAIADDSLYEETDGSRPNLMKSHAGMPSGKDDASDFTDLQKEILINGKVKFKNSNNQIRKAYRFFSKRIDGELENRPNPEKQYLFLVNLKEFILQCFYVGYFEVDDNQPQLLMKIFEVLNNRGVELKQTDIIRTRIIGRLRRDASEREYDEYTRRWESVVDEFDTDHRRILDFLKTYFVVTEDGINARGDIGDHLLEAFTLEETEDDSRRLSTHLSNIDDAKELIEDLQEYAVYYHHLVDPENYGIDLGEEGDQDTESECNRILIRLSKANTSVWQPLVLAAYHDVCEHHMDRQGDLLELLRTVESMTVRLYVSRDVHVKDNSYAAAVGEFTDNGFSEEVKQQLVREARSENSQLFGEPLVKLLCESDWRPDMGKQLLRKLVSEAMVGDDEMVLKTLNEDDEVVHIEHIFPQSPLLENHGDKYDWYRWFFCTENAPQRDDGDYTLQGVVEGLIDQEADDHLGELAEKYIHSLGNLTLLRFTENQSIGNLPFAKKAYAYDKTDGFDELSVNESLYNQYIDTPEFSELDEYMRLAETLEEVGEDTYGSTVTELGFDSVSSYEEFVESVESRMEELANVADDYNRRWTYEGVTERKIEILEQVATSIQLLDNEYGGEDEDDNEDEEINYREIVETEAKRQETVITANFQRFLD; this is encoded by the coding sequence ATGAGTATAGAGGATGTTCTAGGGAACAAACTTCTTCGTTTCGAGGGGGAGGCCGGTCAAAACGAAATAGTCTATACCGACTTGATCCGCACCCGGGTTCGAGATCATATTGAAATCGACAGGGTTCCACTCAACGAATTTTTCCACAAAGAGTTCCACATCCCAGACTATCAACGTGGATATGAATGGGACACGGAGCAATGGGATGAATTCTGGGCCGAGATTATCCCTCTCCTCGAGTCAAACGGACGGAGTGTATCACGACGGGGTTCAGACGTGTTTTTTGGTTCGATGTTCTTCTCCGATCGTAAGGATATCAACCGTGATGGTCATGTCTTCGACGTCATCGATGGTCAACAGCGAGTGACGACCCTCTCCGTTCTCTTCAAAATAATCGCCGACCATCTCGTCGAGAACCTTCCCGATTGCGGGAGTAGGTTCATCAGTCAGTACTCCGGTCACGTAGGCAAAACACAATCGCTCATCTACACCAACGGAGACCCGACATTAGGTCCGTCTCTAGAACTTGATCAACACAACCGCGAGTTCTTCTCTGCCCTGATGAGGGGTGAGGAGGCCCTCATTCGGTATATTATCCAGAACGAAGGGGTGAGCAACAATACCAAGAACAATGCTATTCGTATCAAGACGTTCCTGGATGAATTCGATCTTGAGCACGACGCTTACCTCGATGCAATAGCTGATGACAGTCTGTACGAGGAGACAGATGGGTCTAGGCCGAACCTGATGAAGTCACATGCAGGTATGCCGTCTGGTAAGGACGACGCATCCGATTTCACGGACCTGCAAAAAGAGATTCTGATAAATGGTAAGGTCAAATTCAAAAATTCCAATAATCAAATTAGAAAGGCATACAGATTTTTCTCGAAGCGTATCGACGGGGAACTCGAGAACCGTCCAAACCCTGAGAAGCAGTACCTCTTTCTGGTAAACCTGAAAGAATTCATTCTGCAATGCTTCTATGTTGGCTACTTCGAGGTGGATGATAACCAGCCCCAACTTCTGATGAAGATTTTTGAAGTCCTCAACAATCGTGGAGTCGAACTCAAGCAGACTGACATCATCAGGACACGAATCATCGGTAGACTCCGACGCGATGCATCGGAGCGCGAGTATGACGAGTACACTCGTCGTTGGGAATCTGTGGTGGACGAGTTCGACACCGATCATAGAAGAATACTCGACTTCCTCAAGACATATTTCGTCGTGACGGAGGACGGTATCAATGCCCGGGGAGATATCGGCGACCACCTATTAGAGGCGTTCACCCTCGAAGAGACTGAGGACGACTCTCGAAGACTATCGACACATCTGAGTAACATTGACGATGCGAAGGAACTAATTGAAGACCTGCAGGAGTATGCTGTCTACTATCACCACCTCGTGGATCCCGAGAACTACGGAATCGACCTCGGCGAGGAGGGAGACCAGGACACTGAGTCGGAGTGTAACCGCATCCTGATACGCTTGTCTAAGGCGAACACCAGTGTTTGGCAACCATTGGTTCTCGCAGCGTATCACGATGTATGTGAGCACCACATGGATCGCCAGGGTGACCTACTCGAATTACTCCGGACTGTGGAGTCCATGACTGTCCGGCTTTACGTGAGTCGAGATGTTCATGTTAAGGACAACTCGTACGCGGCAGCAGTGGGTGAGTTCACCGATAACGGCTTCTCAGAGGAGGTAAAGCAACAGTTAGTCAGAGAAGCACGTAGCGAGAACAGTCAGTTGTTCGGTGAACCTCTCGTCAAACTACTATGCGAGAGTGACTGGCGGCCTGACATGGGCAAGCAACTACTCAGGAAGTTAGTCTCTGAAGCTATGGTTGGTGACGATGAGATGGTGTTGAAGACCCTCAATGAAGATGATGAAGTGGTCCATATCGAGCATATCTTTCCTCAGTCTCCGCTCCTTGAGAACCATGGGGACAAGTACGATTGGTACCGGTGGTTCTTTTGTACAGAGAACGCTCCCCAACGAGATGATGGTGACTACACCCTTCAGGGAGTCGTTGAAGGACTCATCGATCAAGAGGCCGATGACCACCTTGGGGAACTCGCAGAGAAGTACATACACAGCCTGGGAAATCTGACTCTCCTACGTTTCACCGAAAACCAATCGATCGGGAACTTGCCCTTCGCAAAGAAAGCGTACGCATACGATAAAACGGACGGTTTCGACGAACTGTCGGTGAACGAGAGTCTCTACAACCAGTATATCGACACGCCGGAATTCTCTGAGCTAGATGAATACATGCGGCTAGCAGAGACTCTTGAGGAGGTCGGTGAGGACACGTACGGAAGCACAGTCACCGAACTTGGATTTGACTCTGTATCTAGCTATGAGGAGTTCGTGGAATCGGTTGAGTCGAGAATGGAGGAATTGGCGAACGTGGCTGATGACTACAACCGGCGATGGACCTACGAGGGCGTGACAGAGCGGAAGATAGAGATTCTGGAGCAAGTTGCTACATCTATACAACTTCTGGATAATGAGTATGGTGGAGAAGATGAAGACGATAATGAGGACGAAGAGATCAATTACAGGGAAATTGTCGAGACAGAGGCGAAGAGACAAGAGACCGTCATTACAGCAAATTTCCAACGGTTTTTAGATTAG
- a CDS encoding queuine tRNA-ribosyltransferase tRNA-guanine transglycosylase: protein MRFYVPEWDDAVDAGYDFEHDELSTVDRQERELSYIWDIFEHDTTPIDGVLISREQVESSIRKSQRLRKHGVYDDPVLSIPEWLPTISDCGAWGYKSLPFPPYDNAEMLDFYEDLKVSVGVTIDHLVLGSGKDKGRLYLDKRAFGGGFSKSDIPDSITDVVDLMIDEWPDEWPSYVDEYEPSIRTDAAVTPFTRSDFEGDVDAVLTELAEDSRAVYRADDAAFRYELTLDNAQEMYEQYHAGDYSFRLMVAIQGWDPESYVEALEYVLGIGYDYVGIGGVAGSPIHDVRKIVKNVGKSVKEFEREHTRRIDTHVFGFAKTEGFDTVGRSGMTSFDSASMLRSAWTGGDNYRLDHDERYDAIRVRYPSNRDSLDESVQKSLRGRETLVALRAYDAEGSLTDAVHEWHELAATVLPKTREYLREHRHDSRYDQSLLQDIEATLRDDFEYARELQASFSDALRGKIVKLLRKDSSEDPLPFSEYEDLLNTAEDEFATFPRTPAIIDGADSTPYDEIWAVVEDYATWIGDDDLLEDYQRTLANRPWEKCECPICEEHGIEVCIFRGNDRNRRRGFHNTRRFYDEFDDAIPKILIAVRGSAGLSNYDTIEEYLRSEEPEFWQQVHDLPVAEIGVFDASGVTEWWEETNSSVSFSTTRTADNLGEQSKRYQHLFLVTPDGDVDPALAEGVESSNCELHTFSDSAVLRRDVLEACGEDYVVGDDFIPHAPEANPADGLNILVVDQCSGSKEFPDGAPVFDAEETLKFSREELLDRENVPGIAASDLYTGRQQNYVREAVRKLRDGGHQVSRYFISAGFGLVPENEPLPPYEVTFSSMKVAEIRDRSSKLHIRSDLEKVFDEGNFDVVFFTLGKDYYNSIDIDSMIQRIRADQIGVVFNREIVDEQFDNIVSVPARTDDAKNHGTIVVGLKGVYLKNFARRVENIELLNPGLIETLCREVDEDPTQVELKQY, encoded by the coding sequence GTGCGATTCTACGTTCCAGAATGGGACGATGCTGTCGATGCTGGCTATGATTTCGAACACGACGAACTCTCTACTGTCGACCGTCAGGAGCGTGAGCTCAGCTACATCTGGGATATTTTTGAACACGATACCACTCCCATCGATGGGGTACTGATTTCGCGCGAACAAGTCGAAAGCTCGATCCGGAAATCTCAACGATTGCGCAAGCACGGTGTCTACGATGACCCTGTTCTCTCTATCCCGGAATGGCTCCCGACAATCAGTGACTGCGGCGCGTGGGGGTACAAATCGCTCCCGTTTCCCCCTTACGACAATGCAGAGATGCTGGATTTCTATGAAGACCTGAAGGTCTCTGTTGGTGTCACTATCGACCATCTTGTCTTAGGGTCTGGAAAAGACAAGGGGCGTCTCTATCTCGACAAACGCGCTTTCGGTGGCGGGTTTTCGAAGTCTGACATCCCAGACAGCATAACCGATGTCGTCGATTTGATGATCGATGAGTGGCCCGATGAGTGGCCGAGCTACGTCGATGAGTACGAACCAAGCATTCGCACAGATGCTGCTGTTACACCATTTACGCGGTCTGATTTCGAGGGCGACGTGGATGCTGTCCTCACTGAGTTAGCAGAGGATTCGCGTGCAGTTTATCGTGCTGACGATGCGGCATTCCGGTACGAACTCACGCTCGACAACGCCCAGGAGATGTACGAGCAGTACCACGCGGGCGACTATTCGTTCCGCTTGATGGTCGCTATCCAGGGTTGGGACCCAGAATCCTACGTCGAAGCCCTCGAGTACGTCCTCGGAATCGGATACGACTACGTGGGAATCGGTGGTGTCGCGGGCAGTCCAATCCACGACGTCCGAAAGATCGTCAAAAACGTCGGGAAATCCGTCAAGGAGTTCGAACGCGAACACACCCGACGTATCGATACACACGTCTTCGGGTTTGCGAAGACGGAGGGATTCGATACTGTTGGCCGCTCGGGAATGACGAGTTTCGACAGTGCGAGTATGCTCCGTTCCGCGTGGACTGGCGGCGACAACTATCGGCTCGACCACGACGAACGCTACGATGCAATTCGTGTTCGGTACCCCTCGAATCGTGATTCGTTAGACGAGTCCGTTCAGAAGTCGCTACGTGGGAGAGAAACGCTCGTTGCGTTGCGAGCGTACGACGCTGAGGGGTCTCTTACGGACGCGGTCCACGAATGGCATGAGCTGGCTGCTACTGTCCTCCCGAAAACCCGGGAGTACCTCCGTGAACACCGCCACGACAGTCGGTACGACCAGTCGCTTCTCCAGGACATCGAAGCAACCCTTCGAGATGACTTCGAATACGCTCGCGAACTGCAGGCCAGTTTCAGCGATGCCCTACGAGGGAAGATCGTCAAACTCCTGCGGAAGGACAGCTCAGAAGACCCACTCCCGTTCTCTGAGTACGAAGACCTGCTGAACACTGCTGAAGATGAGTTTGCGACTTTCCCGCGAACGCCCGCGATCATCGACGGAGCAGACTCGACGCCATACGACGAGATTTGGGCTGTCGTCGAGGACTATGCCACCTGGATTGGTGATGACGATCTGTTAGAGGACTATCAGCGGACGCTCGCTAACCGCCCGTGGGAAAAATGCGAATGCCCGATCTGTGAGGAGCACGGAATCGAGGTCTGTATCTTCCGAGGAAATGACCGAAACCGGCGTCGTGGATTCCACAACACACGTCGCTTCTACGACGAGTTCGACGACGCGATTCCGAAAATTCTCATCGCGGTTCGAGGTTCGGCAGGCCTCAGCAATTACGACACTATCGAGGAGTACCTCCGAAGCGAAGAACCCGAATTCTGGCAACAGGTCCACGATCTCCCTGTAGCCGAAATCGGTGTCTTCGACGCTAGTGGCGTCACTGAGTGGTGGGAGGAGACCAACTCCAGTGTCTCGTTTTCGACAACTCGAACGGCAGACAATCTGGGAGAGCAGTCGAAGCGGTACCAACACCTCTTCCTCGTCACACCAGACGGTGACGTAGACCCTGCACTCGCCGAGGGAGTCGAATCCTCCAACTGCGAGCTACACACGTTTTCCGATTCTGCTGTGCTCCGCAGAGACGTCCTCGAAGCGTGTGGCGAGGATTACGTCGTTGGTGACGATTTCATCCCGCACGCTCCCGAGGCGAATCCTGCTGACGGACTCAACATCCTCGTTGTCGACCAGTGTTCGGGCAGTAAGGAGTTCCCGGATGGGGCGCCCGTATTCGACGCAGAGGAGACGCTCAAATTCTCGCGAGAGGAACTGTTAGATAGGGAGAATGTTCCCGGTATCGCAGCATCTGACCTGTATACTGGCCGTCAACAGAACTACGTCCGCGAAGCAGTCAGAAAACTGAGAGATGGCGGCCACCAAGTATCACGCTACTTCATCAGCGCTGGCTTCGGATTAGTTCCAGAGAACGAACCGCTACCACCGTACGAAGTGACGTTCAGTTCGATGAAGGTTGCCGAAATCCGTGACCGTTCCTCGAAACTGCATATCCGGTCAGATCTCGAAAAAGTCTTCGACGAAGGCAACTTCGATGTCGTGTTCTTCACGCTGGGGAAGGACTACTACAACAGCATCGATATCGACTCGATGATACAGCGAATCCGTGCAGACCAGATTGGCGTCGTGTTCAATCGGGAGATTGTCGACGAACAATTCGACAATATCGTGTCTGTCCCCGCCCGGACTGATGACGCCAAAAACCATGGTACAATCGTCGTCGGCTTGAAGGGAGTTTACCTCAAAAACTTCGCACGACGTGTCGAGAATATTGAACTACTAAACCCCGGACTTATCGAAACACTATGTCGGGAAGTCGATGAAGACCCGACACAAGTTGAGCTCAAACAGTATTAA